CATCCTTGACGCCGCAGAGCACTGCCACAGAAAGGATGGCGAAAAGCGCACCGTGCTCACGCGCGATGTGCGCAACGCACTGCGAACGCGCAGTCAGGACCCGACGCTGCCGGAGCTGCGGCGTGTGCGACTGCTGGAGATGGCCGACGCCATGGACATGTTCTGCCAGGGCACGGACGGCGAGATGTTCGACCGCGACGGCTCGCCCTGGCCCGAAGCCGACATCACCCTGGTCGATCTGGCGACCTATGCCCGCGAGGGCTACAACGCGCAGCTCTCCATTGCCTACATCAGCCTGATCAGCACGGTGAACAACATTGCCGAGCGCGATCAGTACCTGGGCCGCCCGATCATCAACGTCACCGACGAAGGACACATCATCACCAAGAACCCGCTGCTCGCCCCCTACGTGGTGAAGATCACCAAGATGTGGCGCAAGCTGGGGGCCTGGTTCTGGCTTGCCACACAAAATATCGACGATCTTCCGCGCGCCGCAGAGCCCATGCTCAACATGATCGAGTGGTGGATCTGCCTGTCGATGCCGCCCGATGAGGTGGAGAAGATCGCGCGGTTCCGCGAACTCTCGCCTGCGCAGAAAGCATTGATGCTTTCCGCGCGCAAGGAAGCCGGGAAGTTCACCGAGGGCGTCATCCTCTCCAAGAGCCTGGAAGTGCTGTTCCGGGCTGTGCCGCCGAGCCTCTATCTCGCGCTCGCACAGACCGAACCCGAGGAGAAAGCCGAGCGTTACCAACTCATGCAGCAGCACGGCATCAGTGAACTCGACGCGGCCTTCAAGGTGGCTGAGAAGATCGACCAGGCGCGCGGCATCGAGTCGCCAGCCTTGGGCCTGCCGCAATAGCCGTCGGAGACTGCCGTGAAACCGAAACGTCCTTCCGTTCCGATGCCAGTCCAGGCGCTCCGCCGTCGGCGCTCGCGCAAGCGCTGGTCCTGGTTCTTGGCCGCTGGATTGATCACGCTGCTGATCTGGCTGGTGTCCCGCGCACCCAGCGAACCTGCGTCGCAGGCTCCCGCGCAGGTCAGCACCGCGCAGGTGGCCGGGCCTCCCTGGCAGATGGGCAACCCCGAGGGACGGTTCACGCTGACGCTCTATGCCGACCTCGCATGTCCGTTCTGCCGGGAGTACTTTCCGCAGCTCAAGCGCTGGGTGGGTGCCAACACGGACGTATCCCTGCAATGGCACCACCTGCCGTTGGCCGCGCATGAGCCGGCCGCCTCTGCCGAGGCACGCCTGGCCGAGTGCGCCGCCGAGACAGGTGGGCATGCGGCCTTCTGGCAGGCCATTGAATGGGTCTATGCGCACACGCGCAGCGACGGCCTGGGCTTGCCCGAGGGTCTGCGTTATCCCGGCCTCAACCCAGCCGTCGAGCAGTGTTTGGCAAGCGAGCGACCCGAAGCGTTGATTCGCGCTCAGGCCGAGGAAGCCATGAAGGGTGGCGTGACCGCGACGCCATCCCTGCGACTACAGGATCGCCAGACCGGCCAGGCGATCCTGCTGCAAGGGCCGATCGAAGGCGATGCACTGCTGTCGGCCATGGACATGCTGGCGGCTGAGGATTCGGTCGCTTCACCCACTACCGAAATGCCTGCCGACGTCGTCGGCGACATGCCCAGGTAGCCCGCGGTCATTGAGGCTACGGCGCAGCACGCTGCGCAGACCGCTACCCGTTCGCCTCGCATCCTGGCCGCGAACGATCACCGCTGCTGTGGTGATGGATGCACCTTGTTCCCTTGTTCCATTCCCAGGAGGGCCTGCCCTCCTGGGGCATGTGCGCCCTCCGATTTTCCTGCCTGGAGGTTCGCCATGTCTGTCGTCATCAATGATTCCTGCCTGGAGTCGCTTTCCGATATTTCTATTCAGAACGAGGACTGGATCGTTCAGCAAGCTATCGTGTTGCTGGAGCGGCGGGTTTTCAAAGCAGGGCCACGTCTTGAACGGCCCGCTGCAGTCAGGGACTACCTTCGCTTGAAGCTGGTCGCCGAGCCCAATGAGATATTCGTCGTCGTGTTCATGAACAGCATGCACGACGTGCTGGCCGTGGAGCCGATGTTCCATGGAACGATCAATGCGACCTCGGTCTATCCACGTGTCGTGCTGCAGCGAGCGTTGCAACTGAACGCCGCTGCGGTCATCTTCGCGCATCAGCACCCCTCGGGCACCACCGAGCCATCCAATGCGGATCGCTTGCTGACCGATCAGTTGAAGACGGCCTTGGCGCTTATCGACGTGCGGGTACTCGACCATTTTGTGATTGGTCAGGGCGCACCGTACTCGTTCGCCGAGTCTGGTCTTCTGTAATCACAGCGGGGGCTTCGGCCTCCGCTTTTTTCCATGCGGCAGCACCGAACAGGTATGCGGGGTGCCCGCGATGCGCATTGTTTGTTGGGGCGGCAGCGGGTTCGCGTTCGACTATGGCTCTGATCAACTTACAGGGCACGCGACATGCCAGCATCTTTATTCCGCTTCGCATCCGGCTGGCGAACCCTTGGCCTGGCCGTTGCACTGCCGGCATCCTTGGCCGTTTTCAGCCCAGCCACCTTCGCCACCGATGTGGTGGTCGTCACCGACAGCCGCCACCCGGTCAAGACCATGGGTGGAGAGCGGTTGATCGAGTTGGATGAAGGCCCGCGCATCGAAGCCGAGCTTTCCGCACAGCTGCCCGCCGATCCTGAGCAGGCCACGGCCATCGTCAAGCGCCGCCTGAACAACGGTGGTGCCGACCTCCAGCGCCGCATCGCTGCCGCATACCAGGGCGTCTTCGACGCATGGAGCATGGGCGTCACCAGCATCCCGGCGGTCGTGGTGGATCAGCGTTACGTGGTCTATGGCGAGCCGGACGTGGCCCGTGCCGTCGCGCGCGTTGCGCAACACCGGAGGCCGCAGCCATGACCCGACCCTTCGAGCGTATGCGCCGCCTGCGTGCTGGCGTGGCGTCAATGCTGCTGCTCAGCGCCACGGGCAGCTACGCCCTCAACACCGCAACCATCGTTGGTTCAGTGGCATCGCCGGACTGCCTCGAATACCGCGTTGTCGGCATCTGCTACTGGCTCTACTGCACCTGGACGGGCTGCACGGTGCGCACGTCGATCAAGGTCCGCCACTACATCCCCGATGCGGTCGTCTCCAGCTACAGCAACACCGGCGAGAACCCCTGGGTCGAAGTCCGGGCGATGAGCGCGCCCAACCCATCCGCGCAGGCTGGCGGGGACGGCACCACCAACGAAGACCACGAGAACAATCTCGCAAAGTTCAAGAATGCAGATGTGATCGGCCACCCCGGTGTCGAGGTGTTCAACCAGTTCGTCTCGTCTTTGGGCTACTTTTGCGAGGGTGCGGGTACGGCGTTCATGCCGTACCTGCTCAGCACCCTGGACACACTGGCCTGGCGCTACAACGTGCCGGAGATGGCCTACCCGGAGGCACTGATTCCGGGCAGGCGCGAGGTCGGCGCGCGCACCACGATGAACCTCTGGGGCAACGTGTATCCGCGTGGCGGCTTCCTGCACCAGACCGACGACCACAAGGCTGGCGCCGTGGTGGCCCAGCGCGCTGGCGATGTCGTCACCCGCCGTGGACAAATCCACGTCTATCAGCCGCTGCTCGCCAACTCGCGGCCCGGCTACTGGCCTGCCGGCGCGCTGATGGAAAGCGATGCCTCGACGGGCAAATGGCAGGAACTCACGCCCGTCCTGTCCTCGTCCTGCACGGTGTTCCCGCGCAGCGGCTTTCTGACCCAGGCGCAGCAAGGCGACTACGCCTGGGCGCTGTGGCGGCCCTATGCGTGCTGCGAACGCCGGGGCCAGGTGTTCCTCGGCAGCGTCGATTTCCAATGAGGGTACGGCGATGAAGCGTCCTGAACTGACAAACCTCTCCATCAAGGCGTGCCGCCTGCTGCGTCCCACGGTATTGACTGGGGTGTTGACCGGGGCGCTGGCTGGCGCACTCGTTCTTGGCGGCGGCCTGGCGTGGGCGCAGGCCGGATTTCAGACCGGCGGCTCCGTGATCGGCGACGAAGTGATGTATTCGATTGGCGGCGGCAGCGCGGTGTCCATGGGCCGCGCGGCCGGCATGCGCTCGATCGGCGTTGGCGTGGGCTGGAACAGCAACCTGATCTGCGGCGACATGAGCATCCAGACCACGCTGCGCAACCAGCTCAACGGCGTCACCAACGGCTTTCAGCAGATCATGAGCAACGTGATCCAGAGCGCCACCAGCGCGGTGGCATCGCTGCCTGCGCTGATCATCCAGCGCGCCGATCCCGGCCTGTACAACCTGCTGACCAACGGCGTGCTGCAGGCGCGCCTGGATTTCGACCGCTCCAAGCTGACCTGCCGTGCCATGGCCGAGAAGATGGCCGACACGGCGGGCGGACAACTCGGCTGGAGCCAGATGGCCGAAGGCATGGCACTGCGCGATGCGGTGTCGAGCACGGATGCCGTGTCGGCAATTGAACAGGCGGAGACGCGCCGCGGCAACGACGGCGTGCCTTGGGTGGGTGGTAGCAATGCGGGCGGCGCAGGCCAGTCGGCCATCCGCGTGGTCGGCGACGTCACCCGCGCAGGCTACAACCTGGTCAACGGCCGCAGCGTGACCGACACATCGTCCATCGCTGCCGCCAGTTGCGCGAGTCTGTCTTGCCAGACCTGGACCTCGCCACAGCAGGCGACCGAATGGGCCACACGGGTTCTCGGCGAACAGGTGCAGCGCACTTGCGATGCCTGCACCAAGACCGAAACGGTGCCCGGCGTCGGGCTGACGCCGCTGATCCAGGAGGAGTACGAGGCAAAGCTGGAAGCCTTGCAGGAACTGGTCTCGGGAACGCGCAACACCACCTTCGAGAACCTGCGTGCGGCTGGCAGCACCTCGCTGCCCATCACACGCGGCGTCATCGAGGCGCTGCGCGACGAGCCGGATCAAGACCTGCTGGCGCGGCGCCTGGCCTCGGAGGTCGCGCTGGCGTCGGTGCTGGAGAAGGCATTGCTGCTCCAGCGCACCCTGCTGACCGGCAAGAAGGAGCCCAACGTCGCGGCGAACCAGTTGGCGGTCGAGGCCGTGAACCACGAGAGCGACACGCTCGACCAGGAAATCCGCAACCTCAAGACCGAGCTGGAGCTGCGCCGCGAGCTGGCGAACAACTCGCCCATGGCCATCATCCAGCGCCATGGCACACGCGCGGCTGGCTCACGTGGCATCTACGAAGGCGATCCCATTCCCGACCGCCTCGACCGGCTCCAGAAGGGCAATCCGGGAGGCAACCCATGAACCCGTCGCGTGCCAGCTGGCTGCGCCCGCGCTGGCTGTTCAACCGGCGCGCGATGAAGGCGCTGCTGTGGACGGTGTTGCTCGTTGCCGCCGCTGTGGGCGCCAACATCGTCGGCATTTATCTCGTCGGCAGCGTTGCCAACTGGGAGCGGTGGCTGGCGGCCACGGCAGGCTACTTTCTAGTGTGGCGGATGTGCCTGTACGGCGCGACAGCCTACGGCTGGGTCTGGATGCGCCGCCGGCTGCTGGCGCGTGAGGCCCAACGCGGGGCTGATAGGCAGGCGCGACGGCGCCTGCTGCGCAGCGAGATCGC
The Pseudomonas mendocina DNA segment above includes these coding regions:
- a CDS encoding JAB domain-containing protein translates to MSVVINDSCLESLSDISIQNEDWIVQQAIVLLERRVFKAGPRLERPAAVRDYLRLKLVAEPNEIFVVVFMNSMHDVLAVEPMFHGTINATSVYPRVVLQRALQLNAAAVIFAHQHPSGTTEPSNADRLLTDQLKTALALIDVRVLDHFVIGQGAPYSFAESGLL
- a CDS encoding TIGR03756 family integrating conjugative element protein — its product is MTRPFERMRRLRAGVASMLLLSATGSYALNTATIVGSVASPDCLEYRVVGICYWLYCTWTGCTVRTSIKVRHYIPDAVVSSYSNTGENPWVEVRAMSAPNPSAQAGGDGTTNEDHENNLAKFKNADVIGHPGVEVFNQFVSSLGYFCEGAGTAFMPYLLSTLDTLAWRYNVPEMAYPEALIPGRREVGARTTMNLWGNVYPRGGFLHQTDDHKAGAVVAQRAGDVVTRRGQIHVYQPLLANSRPGYWPAGALMESDASTGKWQELTPVLSSSCTVFPRSGFLTQAQQGDYAWALWRPYACCERRGQVFLGSVDFQ
- a CDS encoding TIGR03757 family integrating conjugative element protein, which translates into the protein MPASLFRFASGWRTLGLAVALPASLAVFSPATFATDVVVVTDSRHPVKTMGGERLIELDEGPRIEAELSAQLPADPEQATAIVKRRLNNGGADLQRRIAAAYQGVFDAWSMGVTSIPAVVVDQRYVVYGEPDVARAVARVAQHRRPQP
- a CDS encoding thioredoxin domain-containing protein produces the protein MKPKRPSVPMPVQALRRRRSRKRWSWFLAAGLITLLIWLVSRAPSEPASQAPAQVSTAQVAGPPWQMGNPEGRFTLTLYADLACPFCREYFPQLKRWVGANTDVSLQWHHLPLAAHEPAASAEARLAECAAETGGHAAFWQAIEWVYAHTRSDGLGLPEGLRYPGLNPAVEQCLASERPEALIRAQAEEAMKGGVTATPSLRLQDRQTGQAILLQGPIEGDALLSAMDMLAAEDSVASPTTEMPADVVGDMPR
- a CDS encoding integrating conjugative element protein, which gives rise to MKRPELTNLSIKACRLLRPTVLTGVLTGALAGALVLGGGLAWAQAGFQTGGSVIGDEVMYSIGGGSAVSMGRAAGMRSIGVGVGWNSNLICGDMSIQTTLRNQLNGVTNGFQQIMSNVIQSATSAVASLPALIIQRADPGLYNLLTNGVLQARLDFDRSKLTCRAMAEKMADTAGGQLGWSQMAEGMALRDAVSSTDAVSAIEQAETRRGNDGVPWVGGSNAGGAGQSAIRVVGDVTRAGYNLVNGRSVTDTSSIAAASCASLSCQTWTSPQQATEWATRVLGEQVQRTCDACTKTETVPGVGLTPLIQEEYEAKLEALQELVSGTRNTTFENLRAAGSTSLPITRGVIEALRDEPDQDLLARRLASEVALASVLEKALLLQRTLLTGKKEPNVAANQLAVEAVNHESDTLDQEIRNLKTELELRRELANNSPMAIIQRHGTRAAGSRGIYEGDPIPDRLDRLQKGNPGGNP